A genomic stretch from Marinimicrobium sp. C6131 includes:
- a CDS encoding UDP-2,3-diacylglucosamine diphosphatase, with amino-acid sequence MTDATSPAMQARSRAPKKPSPLINSRTIWISDLHLGNRDCKAEYLLRFLDDIQCETLYLVGDVIDFWALKKRFCWPAEHYQVMLKLYELAGRGVRVIYVPGNHDEPMRRFDGDLFGPIEIAEEHEYQSADGRRWLIMHGDAMDAYINLSWITRFGGDLAYELLLFINRWSNRFRRWFGRPYFSLAGLIKSNIKGARAAIETYQTEAMEEARRRGFDGVICGHIHAAALLEQDGMHYANTGDWIESCTALLEDHQGEIHLLHYSDQVQWHSRAADEALDAPETAQAA; translated from the coding sequence ATGACCGACGCAACCTCCCCCGCAATGCAGGCCCGGAGCCGGGCGCCCAAAAAACCTTCACCACTGATCAATAGCCGCACCATCTGGATTTCCGACCTGCACCTGGGTAACCGGGACTGCAAGGCCGAGTATCTGCTGCGTTTTCTGGACGACATCCAGTGTGAAACGCTGTATCTGGTGGGGGACGTGATCGATTTCTGGGCGCTGAAAAAGCGTTTCTGCTGGCCCGCCGAGCACTATCAGGTGATGCTCAAGCTTTATGAGCTCGCCGGGCGCGGAGTGCGGGTGATCTACGTTCCCGGCAACCACGATGAGCCCATGCGCCGCTTCGACGGCGATCTGTTCGGACCCATTGAAATCGCTGAGGAGCACGAGTACCAGAGCGCCGATGGCCGACGTTGGCTGATCATGCATGGCGATGCCATGGACGCCTACATCAACCTGAGCTGGATTACCCGCTTTGGAGGCGACCTGGCCTACGAGCTGTTGCTGTTTATCAACCGCTGGTCCAACCGTTTCCGGCGCTGGTTCGGTCGTCCCTACTTTTCCCTGGCCGGGCTGATCAAGAGCAACATCAAAGGCGCCCGGGCCGCGATTGAGACGTACCAGACCGAGGCCATGGAAGAAGCCCGGCGACGTGGCTTTGACGGGGTGATCTGCGGCCATATTCACGCCGCCGCGCTGCTCGAGCAGGACGGCATGCACTATGCCAACACCGGTGACTGGATAGAGAGCTGCACCGCCCTGCTGGAAGATCACCAGGGGGAGATTCACCTGCTGCACTACAGCGATCAGGTGCAGTGGCACTCCCGTGCCGCCGACGAAGCCCTGGATGCACCGGAGACGGCTCAGGCTGCCTGA
- the znuC gene encoding zinc ABC transporter ATP-binding protein ZnuC, which produces MSEPLLTARQVGVRRGGRNILQGADLTLETGKIVTLIGPNGAGKTTLVRCVLGLIRPDEGQIERRPGLRIGYMPQKLHIDPSLPLTVKRFLTLGGTPRLPLDEVLALTGIEALTGATMSNLSGGETQRVLLARALLRDPNLLVLDEPVQGVDVTGQEALYRLINDIRRQRECGVLLVSHDLHLVMATTDTVICLNQHVCCHGHPEHVTSDPAYIALFGDSAKPLVAPYTHHHDHTHDDHGNIVEKDEHRHA; this is translated from the coding sequence GTGAGTGAACCGCTACTGACCGCCCGCCAGGTCGGAGTACGTCGGGGCGGAAGAAACATTCTTCAGGGCGCCGACCTGACCCTGGAAACCGGCAAAATTGTCACCCTGATCGGCCCCAACGGAGCGGGCAAGACCACCCTGGTGCGCTGCGTGCTCGGGCTGATTCGCCCGGACGAGGGCCAGATCGAGCGCCGCCCGGGGCTGCGCATTGGCTACATGCCCCAGAAATTGCACATCGACCCGAGCCTGCCTCTGACCGTCAAGCGGTTCCTCACCCTGGGTGGCACTCCCCGCCTGCCTCTGGACGAGGTACTGGCGCTGACCGGCATTGAGGCGCTGACCGGCGCCACCATGAGCAACCTGTCCGGTGGCGAAACCCAGCGGGTATTGCTCGCCCGGGCGCTGCTTCGGGACCCGAACCTCCTGGTGCTGGACGAACCCGTCCAAGGGGTGGATGTGACCGGCCAGGAGGCCCTGTACCGGTTGATCAATGACATCCGTCGCCAGCGCGAGTGCGGCGTGCTACTGGTTTCCCACGATCTGCACCTGGTCATGGCCACCACCGATACAGTGATCTGCCTGAACCAGCACGTGTGCTGCCACGGGCACCCCGAGCACGTAACCAGCGATCCGGCGTATATTGCGCTGTTCGGCGACAGTGCCAAACCGCTGGTGGCCCCCTACACCCATCACCACGACCACACGCACGACGACCACGGCAATATTGTGGAAAAGGACGAACACCGGCATGCCTGA
- a CDS encoding platelet-activating factor acetylhydrolase IB subunit — MIRRTHAALLMLLATLSGCATSGEQTDKTDRQETTVPALTMAPLEEEWAIDWWIPRHKEKLAARADDPELVFLGDSITQGWENEGAEAFEDAFGQWRTLNLGFSGDRTENVLWRLEHGEVEGIDPKLVVMMIGTNNTGHRMDPPDEVAAGVTAIVSELRRRLPESKILLLAIFPRGETPADEMRTNNREINRIVRSLADGSNVFYANVNRVFMDGQGQLYTDIMPDLLHPNAEGYQRLAEALEPLVQSLMTRGTLPAQER, encoded by the coding sequence ATGATTCGAAGGACTCACGCCGCATTACTGATGCTGCTTGCAACCCTCTCGGGCTGCGCCACGTCCGGCGAGCAAACCGACAAGACCGACCGTCAGGAGACCACTGTGCCCGCATTGACCATGGCACCTCTGGAAGAAGAGTGGGCCATCGACTGGTGGATACCCCGGCACAAGGAAAAGCTGGCGGCCCGGGCCGATGATCCCGAGCTGGTCTTTCTGGGCGACTCCATCACCCAGGGCTGGGAAAATGAAGGTGCCGAAGCGTTTGAAGACGCCTTTGGCCAATGGCGTACCCTGAACCTGGGATTCAGCGGGGACCGGACGGAAAATGTGCTCTGGCGCTTGGAGCATGGGGAAGTGGAGGGCATCGACCCGAAACTCGTGGTGATGATGATCGGGACCAACAATACCGGACACCGGATGGATCCTCCGGACGAGGTGGCGGCCGGGGTTACGGCGATCGTCAGTGAGCTGCGCCGCCGGTTGCCAGAGAGCAAAATCCTCTTGCTGGCCATCTTTCCCCGGGGTGAAACCCCCGCCGACGAGATGCGCACCAACAATCGCGAAATCAATCGGATCGTCCGCTCCCTCGCGGATGGCTCCAATGTGTTCTACGCGAATGTGAACCGGGTATTTATGGACGGACAGGGCCAGTTGTATACCGATATCATGCCCGATTTGCTGCACCCCAATGCCGAGGGTTACCAGCGGCTGGCAGAGGCCCTGGAGCCGCTGGTTCAGTCCCTGATGACCCGGGGAACGCTGCCAGCCCAGGAACGCTGA
- the znuB gene encoding zinc ABC transporter permease subunit ZnuB, with translation MPDFLLYALLAGLGVTLVAGPLGALVVWRRMAYFGDTLAHSALLGVTFGLLLNINLNLAVALGCLLLALILVALQHNRLLATDTLLGILSHSTLALGLVMVSLFTNSRIDLLGYLFGDILSASVGDVVTIWVISVLVSALLFLLWRPLLAITVHEDLARVEGIPVTAVRTALMLLMALVIAIAMKVVGVLLITALLIIPAATSRRLTHTPETMALCASLLGALSVFGGLAASFYWDSPAGPSIVLCATGLFILSLLRRADV, from the coding sequence ATGCCTGACTTTCTCCTCTACGCCCTGCTCGCCGGTCTCGGGGTGACTCTGGTCGCAGGCCCTCTGGGCGCACTGGTGGTCTGGCGCCGGATGGCCTACTTTGGCGACACGCTGGCCCACTCCGCCCTGCTCGGGGTGACCTTCGGATTGTTACTGAACATAAACCTGAATCTGGCCGTGGCGCTGGGCTGTCTGCTTCTGGCGCTGATTCTGGTGGCCCTGCAGCACAACCGGCTGCTGGCCACCGATACCCTGCTCGGGATTCTGTCTCATTCCACCCTGGCCCTGGGCTTGGTGATGGTCAGCCTGTTCACCAACAGTCGCATTGATCTTCTTGGTTATCTGTTCGGTGACATTCTTTCCGCCAGCGTCGGGGATGTGGTCACCATCTGGGTCATTTCGGTGCTCGTTTCCGCATTGCTGTTTCTGCTCTGGCGACCGCTGCTGGCCATTACCGTGCACGAGGACCTGGCCCGGGTCGAGGGGATTCCGGTCACCGCGGTGCGCACCGCCCTGATGTTGCTGATGGCACTGGTGATTGCCATTGCCATGAAGGTGGTCGGGGTGCTCCTGATCACCGCCCTGCTGATCATCCCCGCCGCCACCAGCCGCCGCCTGACTCACACTCCGGAAACCATGGCCCTGTGCGCCAGCCTGCTCGGCGCGCTGTCGGTGTTCGGAGGGTTGGCGGCGTCATTCTACTGGGACAGCCCGGCCGGGCCGTCCATCGTACTGTGCGCCACCGGGCTGTTTATCCTCTCGTTGCTGCGCCGGGCGGACGTTTAA